The region GGGCTTTAGATCTCTGCGATGAGTCGGCGAATAACTCGGAGAGCCTCGAGATCACAGAGCAGTTTCCTGTCTCAGGGGTGGTCTCTGAGCGTGAGACCGGGAAGCATGAAAATGAATCGGAGTGAACCAGAAAATCAGTTGAACCATGTACATGATACATGAGAAGACTGCACAGTTAACTGCTTCATCAGCCATACCATGGCATTGTTTCTTTTCCAAATATCCAAcgtatgatgatgatgatgatgatgatgatgatgttgcttTCGCTGCTTGTATTTCTTCCTTATCCCCTCAAGATTCATATGTGTGGCCAGTTTCAACTAAGAATATTTGATCACAGTTTAACACCGATACTCTTCTGTCAAACTGCAAACTTCAAAACTCCAAGCATAAATAGATGGAAACTATCTTTGTATTTATACAGAAAAATACATCCACTTTAATCGTGATATTTGCCCTATAAACTATATAGTGAAAGAATTTGCATAGTCATACTTCTAACATATTCTGCACCTTGACAGACTGCGGAGCGCTCAGTGTTGGTTCTCTATTCGGCTTAAATGATTTTGGctcattttgcatttgttaAAGGTTTCAAAAGCGGTTGATGTTTTCCTTTAGGAAACCCCGTCCGCCACGAAGAGGACAGTGTACCGAAACATACTTGATTCAGTTTTGTTTCAGCAGTTTGAGCCCCATTTTCATCTGAGACTGTTTTGCAGTGGTATCTTGATTTGAGTTAAGATATTTCCTTTAAATTGTTGGGTTTTTAAGTCACCAACGTagatttttatcttattttttttctaaactgtgATTTGCTGTCATTGTATTACATTATGTTTGAGAGGTCATCTCTTAGCTGCTCcctttgttttgaatttgagTTTGCAATACCAAACACAGATTATCACTGAGATAGATTGTTTACAGAAAATTCCTGGTTTATGGAAGAAATATTGATCCAGAATTAATATGGTACAGGTTTATTGTtaccagctgttttttttttattatcttgaCACTCAGAAAGATGctttaaaaccatttaaaaaatatagttCTACATGCATAGAAAATATTAGCATCAAAAGTTTATTCCCTAAGAAAAAGAATGTCTGCATTTTGGTTGGATAAAGCAGTGGTTGGGGGTTTTAGGTGGAAAATGTCTATTTAAGGGGTGAGTAGAATAACATGTATACCACTGTACCCAAGTAGATTTTATTGCCTTACTTTTAACTCCGTTAACAGCGCCAGCttgtaaaacaaatgtgttaGTTTTGACAGATTTACTCAGCACTTCAGCTTGATGAATCGACCAATTTCTACATCCCAGCTGCTGGTTCATTAAGTTGCCTTTTagtttgcatttgtgttgtaaagaaacatttttttttatacaatatGATTACTTTGTGACTAAATATCTCAAAagttattgtttatttcatagGTTTTTAAAATGGAATTAACTTTCTCTCGCTATacagatactgtatatacaaGTCTGTAAATGCTTCTGTGCCTTTGATGGCACTGTAAATGTAACTCCACTGAGTCTGTTTTCAGTACATTTCCCAAAAAATATTGTCTTCCCCTTAGGACACATTTTCTTCAGAGATCTATAAACTCCAGGGTTGGGATCAGTGTTTTCCTGTGGTTTGTTACATAAATAAACCTTTACTACAAGAGGTTCGAGTGTTATTTTTCTGAATGTTGCTCTCTAAAGCAGCCAGAATATAAGATCCTGTCTTAACTCCTAATTAATTACTACACCTTTTGTTTGTAGCCAGTCTCGGTGACATTACTGACATTTATTTGGCCTTTATAACACTAGCTGACTGTTGATatcagcacattttaaaatggtCTAAATGTGACGATGAAGACGACGTGAATGAGACCCGTTTTGAGTTTCCCGGACCTGACGTCATCGTTAGCGCTCATTTTGATTGGCCGAGCGTACAGCGACGCGGCGTTCCCAGGACAACGAAACGCCAAACAGCCGAGGAGACCGCAGGTTAACCACAGCTAATTAATGTCTCACGACGACTGTGCGTCCTCACTCTTCTCAACTTAATTAATTCATACATGTTTACGAATTAGACAGTTGAGACAGTTCAGTCAAGAAGGCGGGAATCGACGAAAAGCGCCGCAAACATGGTAAATCCCCGTCGGCAAGTTTGAGTTAACATTAGCTTGACTGCTACAAACAGAGCAGCTAGGTTACCGCACTGTTAGCGTAGCATGCGTTACTGTTCAGAGGTTTCTTATGTGTCTTTTCCACTGGGACAGAGTCGTCACTGGACGTAcaaccagcagcagaggctcatGTCTCAGCGCCAGAGTGAGGAGCAGCACAGGCAGCAGGAGGCTCGGcgtgtggacagagagaggcagctgCAGGCCGGACTGCGAGACCAGGAGAGCTTTGAGAGGAGGAGACACCTGCGACAGGTGCAGGAGGAACTCAAGGAGAGGCAAATGGAGAGCGCTCTGCTcaaggtgtgtgtttctgcctgtGCAGGTGATATTGGGCCcagagcacaaaacacacacacacatgaccacAATACTACAAATGCATTGTTTAAATGCAAagtttaaaactttttttccaACCATGTAAGGTTTAAGGATTAGCTTTTGTCATTATACTGTACAGGATTGTCCAATGAAGTGTAGTTGTAGCTTtcttcatgctacacacacacacacacacagaaatgatgtACAATATGACTGAATAATTGTGGTGCAAAGAAAAGAGGCTGTGGTGGGAATGGTGTCAGGGTGTTTCTTTTTAAGGCAGCACCTAATGTTTTAATGCTCGTGGGGGAATTGTATAGAAGCTGTTTTAATGAGcaataaattgaattgattaATAGTTGGttgatttctgtttcatttgtaATTGGCATTAAAGCAGGTATAAACCAAGGTTCTTTGGTGGCTTGAGATCCAAACTTTGAAAAGCATTGCTTTTTACACAAAACCAAGCTGTGTCATCATGGTTTTAACAAGGCATTAACTTACCCGAACCAAAATGTAGATTATCGTGATTGAATTTGACttgcaggcagaggaggagagaagaaacagagaaatgcaaCTTGaacaagaggagaggatggcTAAAGAGCTGGCCCGCATCAAAtatgagacacaaagagaagagaaaatgaggCAGTATATTAAAGAGAACAGGTAAGTACACCTACTTCATTACCTTGACCTAATTGTAAATTATGGGtcaatatacaaataaaataaacagttttgtGTCTTCTTTGTCTGCTTTGGTCTcttcagtactttttttttcaaaagtctATTTGAATGATTTTCAGCATGGAGCTTCGAGAGCTGGAGTCAAAGCTTAAGTCTGCATATCTGAACAAGGAGAGAGCTGCACAGATCGCTGAGCAGGAAGCTATGAGGTTTGAGACAATGGTGAGTAATGACACAACACCGGCTGTAAAAGATGGATTCTGTTCTTCAAAGTATCTTTCTTTATAACTCCAGATGCTTTTTCTTTGCATAAAAGCCACCAGGCAGAGATCCAGTGTTATTAGATATAGAAAAATGCTGTACGATACATTTGAGTACGTACAGTTTGTGGAGAAAATATGTGATTAGCTTTATGCGTCAGGGCCCATATTTATCAAAGAGCTCAGAATTACACTTGAGTCAATTTAGgagtaaaaaaaagttgttaTCCTTCCTAATAAGGAACTGTAGGCATATTTCTAATGCAGAATATACCTACAGGCTTTAGACTGTTTACGTCTTTTCTCTGACACTAGCGTGAGGAGGCAGACTTTGCTCGCAAGATGAAGAGCGAGCATGAGCGAACAGCCACTGAGCAGCAAAGACTGGACCAGAAACGGCACGAGGAGCTGGTGCAGTatcagagagagctggagcagcagctcatgGAGAGGGAGCGTAAGAGACAAGAGGCGTACGAGGAGTTCCTCAAAGAGAAGCTCATGGTTGATGAGATTGTCAGGAAGATTTACGAGGAGGATCAGATGTGAGTCCCTGACATCAATGCAAAATATATACACGCACATTTATCTTGATGACCGTCAAGGGATAAGATTAGTGTGAGCAAAAACTTTGAGTTCAACAAAATAGATAAGTTCAGTCAAATCATGTAGTATCTGCAAAATTGCCATTACATCTGTTTGTGCAACtaatacagtatgttttaatttttaattcactAGCTCAGTATGAGTCTGTACTTCAAACAAAGTGTCTATCAGCACCTGTTTCCTCGTAGTATGATAGATTTGATTAAATATAATGGTGTTTTCTTGAAGGGAGAGACAGCTGAAACTCGAGAAGGTCAGAGCGACTCAGCAGCACATTGAAGAATTCAAGAGACAGCAGGCCGAGTGGAGACGCATGGAGCAAGAAAAGATGGAAGCTGAGAACCGACGAATCATGGAGTTTGTGAACCGTCAACAGCACGTGGAGGAGAACAGAATGGCcatgatcagagagagagaacaagcaAAGGAGCAGCTTCATAGAATGGTTGACACTTTTTTTGTCCATACTTTTATCTGTTCATTCAATGACAGCGCACCAATATTTTTGCACCAGACATGACTCCTCTTTGTTCTCCTGTAGCTGTCTGAGAAGATCgaagaggagaggcagcagcGTGAAGAGATGGAGCGAGTCCGTGAGGAGCTTTGTTTAGAAGAACAAGAAGAGGCtaacaggcagagagagatcGTACGTATCATTGCTTCATGGTCTCACTTCCTAAACATCCATCACTTATTCTTTTAAGGATCACAACTGAGATTACAGCAATGATGAAGGCGCTAACCAAACATTAGGGCTGCAAGCAATAATTACACTTACAAGAATTGCCTTTTTTAATGAGTCATTTGGTCTATAGAAAGATTACAAGGTTAAGGTAACCTCTTCAAATTGCATGTTTTCTTCAACCAActgtccaaaaccccaaaacagTTACTTAACAGTACTGTAAGTTAGAGACAAGCAGCAAATGTGCACACTTTAGAGCTACAACTAGGAGTGTTTCTTATttctgcttgataaatgactgatCCATCAACTAATCAGCTGATGGTTATAGC is a window of Pempheris klunzingeri isolate RE-2024b chromosome 1, fPemKlu1.hap1, whole genome shotgun sequence DNA encoding:
- the mns1 gene encoding meiosis-specific nuclear structural protein 1, with amino-acid sequence MRYCSEVSYVSFPLGQSRHWTYNQQQRLMSQRQSEEQHRQQEARRVDRERQLQAGLRDQESFERRRHLRQVQEELKERQMESALLKAEEERRNREMQLEQEERMAKELARIKYETQREEKMRQYIKENSMELRELESKLKSAYLNKERAAQIAEQEAMRFETMREEADFARKMKSEHERTATEQQRLDQKRHEELVQYQRELEQQLMERERKRQEAYEEFLKEKLMVDEIVRKIYEEDQMERQLKLEKVRATQQHIEEFKRQQAEWRRMEQEKMEAENRRIMEFVNRQQHVEENRMAMIREREQAKEQLHRMLSEKIEEERQQREEMERVREELCLEEQEEANRQREIEEMEKKIRQRLMMQRTCQEQMAFKEMRRQAEKEEEEAFRKMMMAKFAEDDRIEQMNAQKRRMKQLEHKREVEKLIEDRRRQHEADMELEAKERALEQEREALRRQIVEEERQRLLKRHATKLLGYLPKGLLREDDLVHFDEDFRKNFKTRQADIFSEDGWDSDE